A single genomic interval of Streptomyces sp. NBC_00663 harbors:
- a CDS encoding ABC transporter permease encodes MSFWEYLGNRHQQLLTDAYQHASAVFQCMVVATLIGVLIGVVTYRSEWAGNLATLTTSSILTIPSLAMIGLLIPIVGLGVPPTVIALTLYGLLPIVRNAIVGLRGVDPALVDAATGIGMSRLMRLARVELPLAWPPILTGIRVSTQMLMGIAAIAAYASGPGLGNEIFRGIASLGSKNALNQVLAGTLGIIVLALLFDAAYVLIGRLTIPRGIRV; translated from the coding sequence GTGAGCTTCTGGGAGTACCTCGGCAATCGCCATCAGCAGCTGCTCACCGACGCCTACCAGCACGCCAGCGCCGTCTTCCAGTGCATGGTCGTGGCGACGCTGATCGGGGTGCTGATCGGGGTCGTCACCTATCGCAGCGAATGGGCCGGGAACCTCGCGACCCTCACCACCTCCAGCATTCTGACCATCCCGTCGCTCGCCATGATCGGTCTGCTCATCCCGATCGTCGGTCTGGGTGTGCCGCCCACGGTGATCGCGCTGACCCTGTACGGGCTGCTGCCGATCGTGCGCAACGCGATCGTCGGGCTGCGCGGGGTCGACCCCGCGCTGGTGGACGCGGCGACCGGCATCGGGATGTCCCGGCTGATGCGGCTGGCGCGGGTCGAGCTGCCGCTGGCCTGGCCGCCGATCCTGACCGGCATCCGGGTCTCCACGCAGATGCTGATGGGCATCGCGGCCATCGCCGCCTACGCCTCCGGTCCCGGCCTCGGCAACGAGATCTTCCGCGGGATCGCCTCCCTGGGCAGCAAGAACGCGCTCAACCAGGTGCTCGCGGGCACGCTCGGGATCATCGTCCTGGCCCTGTTGTTCGACGCCGCGTACGTCCTGATCGGACGGCTGACCATTCCCAGGGGGATCCGTGTCTGA
- a CDS encoding Lrp/AsnC family transcriptional regulator gives MGIDGLDGRIIVLLAREPRIGVLEMSRRLGVARGTVQARLDRLQSNGVIRGFGPEVDPAALGYPVTAFATLQIRQGQGPDVRAHLATVPEVLELHTTTGSGDMLCRLVARSNADLQRVIDRVVGFDGIVRAATAIVMENPVPLRIIPLVEQAAEDQERD, from the coding sequence GTGGGGATCGACGGGCTGGACGGACGGATCATCGTGCTGCTGGCACGGGAGCCGCGGATCGGGGTGCTGGAGATGTCCCGGCGGCTGGGGGTGGCCCGGGGCACGGTGCAGGCGCGGCTCGACCGGCTTCAGTCGAATGGCGTCATCCGCGGATTCGGCCCCGAGGTGGACCCGGCGGCCCTCGGCTACCCGGTGACCGCGTTCGCCACGCTACAGATCCGGCAGGGCCAAGGCCCGGACGTACGGGCCCACTTGGCGACCGTACCGGAGGTGCTGGAGCTGCACACGACCACGGGGTCCGGGGACATGCTGTGCCGCCTTGTGGCCCGGTCCAACGCGGATCTTCAACGGGTGATCGACCGGGTTGTCGGTTTCGATGGGATCGTCCGGGCCGCCACGGCGATCGTGATGGAGAACCCGGTTCCGCTGCGGATCATCCCGCTGGTGGAACAGGCGGCCGAGGACCAGGAAAGGGACTAG
- a CDS encoding SsgA family sporulation/cell division regulator: MHYTVVERELELKLILSPERSIPVPARLSYRTDDPYAVHVTFHINSEHPVNWTFSRDLLVEGVFRPCGHGDVRVWPTKSEGRSVVLMALSSPDGDALLEAPSAQVSAWLERTLRVVPPGTEGEQLGIDDALDQLLAQ, translated from the coding sequence ATGCACTACACCGTGGTGGAACGCGAACTGGAGCTCAAGCTCATCCTGTCGCCGGAGCGCAGCATCCCGGTCCCGGCCCGGCTGAGCTACCGCACCGACGACCCCTACGCCGTCCACGTCACCTTCCACATCAACTCCGAGCACCCGGTGAACTGGACGTTCTCCCGGGACCTGCTGGTGGAGGGGGTGTTCCGGCCGTGCGGGCACGGGGACGTGCGGGTGTGGCCGACGAAGTCGGAGGGGCGCAGCGTCGTTCTGATGGCGCTGAGTTCACCTGATGGAGACGCGCTGCTTGAGGCGCCGAGCGCGCAGGTGTCGGCCTGGCTGGAGCGGACGCTGCGGGTGGTGCCCCCGGGGACCGAGGGCGAGCAGCTGGGGATCGATGACGCGCTCGACCAGTTGCTCGCCCAGTGA
- the hppD gene encoding 4-hydroxyphenylpyruvate dioxygenase produces the protein MTQTTRRTPDTARQADPFPVKGMDAVVFAVGNAKQAAHYYSTAFGMRLVAYSGPENGSRETASYVLENGSARFVFTSVIKPATTWGHFLARHVAEHGDGVVDLAIEVPDARRAYAYAIEHGATSVTEPYELKDEHGTVVLAAIATYGETRHTLVERTDYEGPYLPGFVPASPIVEPPAHRTFQAIDHCVGNVELGRMNEWVGFYNKVMGFTNMKEFVGDDIATEYSALMSKVVADGTLKVKFPINEPAVAKKKSQIDEYLEFYGGAGVQHIALNTGDIVETVRTMRAAGVQFLDTPDSYYDTLGEWVGDTRVPLGTLRELKILADRDEDGYLLQIFTKPVQDRPTVFFEIIERHGSMGFGKGNFKALFEAIEREQARRGNL, from the coding sequence ATGACGCAGACCACACGCCGGACCCCCGACACCGCCCGGCAGGCAGACCCCTTCCCGGTCAAGGGAATGGACGCGGTCGTCTTCGCCGTGGGCAACGCCAAGCAGGCGGCGCACTACTACTCGACCGCCTTCGGCATGCGGCTCGTGGCCTACTCCGGACCGGAGAACGGCAGCCGTGAGACCGCGAGCTACGTCCTGGAGAACGGCTCCGCCCGCTTCGTGTTCACCTCCGTCATCAAGCCCGCCACCACCTGGGGCCACTTCCTCGCCCGGCATGTGGCCGAGCACGGCGACGGCGTCGTCGACCTCGCCATCGAGGTCCCGGACGCCCGCCGCGCGTACGCCTACGCGATCGAGCACGGCGCGACGAGCGTCACCGAGCCGTACGAGCTGAAGGACGAGCACGGCACCGTCGTCCTGGCCGCGATCGCCACGTACGGCGAGACCCGCCACACCCTCGTCGAGCGCACGGACTACGAAGGCCCCTATCTCCCCGGCTTCGTCCCCGCGTCCCCGATCGTCGAGCCGCCCGCCCACCGCACCTTCCAGGCCATCGACCACTGCGTCGGCAACGTCGAGCTCGGCCGGATGAACGAATGGGTCGGCTTCTACAACAAGGTCATGGGCTTCACGAACATGAAGGAGTTCGTCGGCGACGACATCGCCACCGAGTACAGCGCGCTGATGTCCAAGGTCGTCGCCGACGGCACCCTCAAGGTCAAGTTCCCGATCAACGAGCCCGCCGTCGCCAAGAAGAAGTCCCAGATCGACGAGTACCTGGAGTTCTACGGCGGCGCCGGCGTCCAGCACATCGCGCTCAACACGGGCGACATCGTCGAGACCGTACGGACCATGCGGGCGGCCGGAGTCCAGTTCCTCGACACCCCGGACTCCTACTACGACACCCTCGGCGAGTGGGTCGGCGACACCCGCGTCCCCCTCGGGACCCTGCGCGAACTGAAGATCCTCGCCGACCGCGACGAGGACGGCTATCTGCTGCAAATCTTCACCAAGCCGGTCCAGGACCGGCCGACCGTCTTCTTCGAGATCATCGAGCGGCACGGCTCGATGGGCTTCGGCAAGGGCAACTTCAAGGCCCTCTTCGAGGCGATCGAGCGCGAGCAGGCCCGTCGCGGCAACCTGTGA
- a CDS encoding RDD family protein, with protein sequence MSAPTPAPGDDRPREGYYPDPSIPGYVRFWNGAAWVPGTSRPAPSDGAPPAPPGTSAALPPDPGTGMGTAAAVPPVEETGPHFFDEDPSPADAQHGSRPEPASAWGADRGHQSGFGGDQDRRVSWGAAAGTDPRVPSETAATDGTATIPPTQDAADVPSGNTFVFRRPTTGQQGDAGAGAGASGGPAFGPPGAAGSGSSGLAVAGGPAGSAPGRPGAATPGVPAPGGPVGDEGTMTFRAVAPRTAQQGGAQGGGTGGAHPAGAAQGGFGAPASAGTGPSGTGGPAFTGPGTPASGAPGSGGPGSAAAGTGAPGFGAGKAAAERAAAAQAQGQGQAQAGAPGPASAAAPTAAPTALSGPQQATPAVAPATPSVPQQPTPASASGSSTPLTSGPGGGQPSWAQQVHRLAGASGEDQPVAPWKPPVDDIFQAAARRHASARPAALGKRLAARLLDTVVVLGVTAAAAVPLGTKALDHVDEKIDAAKLSGETVTVWLLDGTTSTCLGVILAVLLLFGVLYEALPTAKWGRTLGKKLLGLEVRDIEGGEPPSFGAALRRWLVYSVPGLLAIGVVGVVWGLFDKPWRQCWHDKAAHTFVAG encoded by the coding sequence ATGAGTGCCCCAACCCCGGCCCCCGGTGACGACAGGCCCCGCGAGGGCTACTACCCGGACCCGTCCATCCCCGGCTACGTCCGCTTCTGGAACGGCGCCGCCTGGGTACCGGGCACGAGTCGCCCGGCCCCGTCGGACGGCGCACCGCCGGCGCCCCCGGGTACGTCCGCCGCGCTGCCGCCGGACCCGGGCACGGGTATGGGTACGGCCGCCGCGGTGCCGCCGGTGGAGGAGACGGGCCCGCACTTCTTCGACGAGGACCCGTCCCCGGCGGACGCCCAGCACGGCAGCCGTCCCGAGCCCGCGTCCGCGTGGGGCGCGGACCGGGGTCACCAGTCCGGGTTCGGCGGCGACCAGGACCGCCGCGTCTCCTGGGGAGCGGCGGCGGGCACCGACCCCCGCGTCCCCTCCGAGACCGCCGCCACCGACGGCACGGCCACGATCCCGCCCACCCAGGACGCCGCTGACGTCCCGTCGGGCAACACGTTCGTCTTCCGCAGGCCTACGACGGGGCAGCAGGGCGACGCGGGGGCGGGCGCGGGTGCGTCCGGTGGCCCGGCCTTCGGCCCGCCCGGCGCCGCCGGTTCCGGCTCGTCCGGCCTGGCTGTCGCCGGTGGCCCGGCCGGCTCCGCTCCTGGCCGCCCCGGCGCCGCAACTCCCGGCGTCCCCGCCCCCGGTGGCCCCGTGGGTGACGAGGGGACCATGACCTTCCGGGCCGTCGCCCCGCGCACGGCCCAGCAGGGCGGGGCGCAGGGAGGGGGCACGGGCGGCGCACACCCGGCCGGAGCGGCGCAGGGCGGCTTCGGCGCACCGGCCTCCGCGGGCACGGGCCCCTCCGGCACCGGCGGCCCCGCCTTCACCGGCCCCGGCACCCCCGCCTCCGGCGCCCCGGGCTCAGGTGGCCCCGGTTCAGCCGCCGCGGGCACCGGCGCCCCCGGTTTCGGTGCGGGCAAGGCCGCCGCCGAGCGAGCCGCAGCCGCGCAGGCGCAGGGGCAAGGACAGGCGCAGGCAGGAGCCCCCGGCCCTGCTTCCGCCGCCGCTCCCACCGCCGCCCCGACCGCCCTCTCCGGCCCCCAGCAGGCCACCCCGGCCGTCGCCCCCGCCACGCCCTCCGTCCCGCAGCAGCCCACCCCGGCCTCCGCCTCTGGCAGCTCCACCCCCCTGACGAGCGGTCCCGGTGGCGGGCAGCCCTCCTGGGCGCAGCAGGTGCACCGGCTCGCGGGCGCGTCCGGTGAGGACCAGCCCGTCGCGCCCTGGAAGCCGCCGGTCGACGACATCTTCCAGGCCGCCGCCCGGCGGCACGCCTCCGCCCGCCCCGCGGCCCTCGGCAAGCGGCTGGCGGCACGGCTGCTGGACACGGTCGTGGTGCTCGGCGTCACCGCCGCGGCGGCGGTACCGCTCGGCACCAAGGCGCTCGACCACGTCGACGAGAAGATCGACGCGGCCAAGCTCAGCGGCGAGACCGTCACCGTCTGGCTGCTGGACGGCACGACGTCCACCTGTCTCGGCGTCATCCTCGCCGTCCTCCTCCTCTTCGGTGTCCTCTACGAGGCGCTGCCCACCGCCAAGTGGGGCCGCACCCTCGGCAAGAAGCTGCTCGGTCTGGAGGTGCGGGACATCGAGGGCGGCGAGCCCCCGTCCTTCGGCGCGGCCCTGCGCCGCTGGCTGGTCTACAGCGTGCCCGGCCTGCTCGCGATCGGTGTCGTGGGCGTCGTATGGGGCCTGTTCGACAAGCCGTGGCGCCAGTGCTGGCACGACAAGGCCGCACACACGTTCGTAGCGGGGTAG
- a CDS encoding tetratricopeptide repeat protein, whose translation MENQDEAAHEGRAGRRALIAALTGCLVLGGTLMVLPWQPPATRAPAPPAPGAQALTAVSAGVPAALPDLAALIGERETYLRKNPRDAASWAVLGAAYVEQGRRTAEAAYYPKADRALRTSLRVGKNAAALDGMAALANARRDFRAARTWGEAALKMDAKRWTTYPLLIDACTGLGDWKAAGRALERLQKLRSGPAVLAWAGGVYRDRGWREDAMAQLSDAAAGAQAPAERAAYLERLGQLAWERGDREVALRNFQEAVRTDPDQRTAQAGQARALAALGRTSEALSAYQVALTHQPDPQYALELGELYESLGLRQAAQVQYDLLRARVRGAAAGGADQELVLGVFEADHGDPASAVRRLRTEWRRQPGIAVADALGWALHRAGQDEEGLRYAVRATDKVHGGGVRSALYAYHRGMIERELEKFAPARRHLQEALRINPYFSPLHVPVAREALTALGSEPPAEDVPVMDAKAEKE comes from the coding sequence ATGGAGAACCAAGACGAGGCCGCTCACGAAGGTCGCGCCGGCCGGCGGGCCCTGATCGCCGCCCTCACCGGATGTCTGGTGCTCGGCGGGACGCTGATGGTGCTGCCCTGGCAGCCGCCCGCCACCCGGGCGCCCGCACCGCCGGCGCCGGGTGCGCAGGCGTTGACGGCGGTGTCGGCGGGGGTGCCGGCCGCGTTGCCGGATCTCGCGGCGCTGATCGGTGAGCGGGAGACGTATCTGCGGAAGAACCCGCGGGACGCCGCGTCGTGGGCGGTGCTCGGGGCGGCGTACGTGGAGCAGGGGCGGCGGACGGCGGAGGCCGCGTACTACCCGAAGGCCGACCGGGCACTGCGGACCTCGCTGAGGGTCGGGAAGAACGCCGCCGCCCTCGACGGGATGGCCGCGCTGGCGAACGCGCGGCGGGACTTCCGGGCGGCGCGGACGTGGGGCGAGGCCGCGCTGAAGATGGACGCGAAGCGCTGGACGACGTATCCGCTGCTGATCGACGCCTGTACCGGCCTCGGTGACTGGAAGGCCGCCGGGCGGGCCCTGGAGCGGCTTCAGAAGCTGCGGTCGGGGCCGGCCGTGCTGGCGTGGGCCGGGGGCGTCTACCGGGACCGGGGCTGGCGCGAGGACGCGATGGCGCAGCTCTCCGACGCGGCGGCGGGCGCTCAGGCGCCGGCCGAGCGGGCGGCGTATCTGGAGCGGTTGGGGCAGCTGGCCTGGGAGCGCGGGGACCGGGAGGTCGCGCTGCGGAACTTCCAGGAGGCGGTGCGGACCGACCCGGACCAGCGGACCGCGCAGGCAGGGCAGGCGCGGGCGCTGGCCGCGCTGGGACGGACCTCGGAGGCGCTGAGCGCGTACCAGGTGGCGCTCACCCATCAGCCGGATCCGCAATACGCCCTGGAGCTGGGCGAGTTGTACGAGTCGCTGGGGCTGCGGCAGGCGGCGCAGGTGCAGTACGACCTGTTGCGGGCGCGGGTGCGTGGCGCCGCCGCGGGCGGGGCGGACCAGGAGTTGGTGCTCGGCGTGTTCGAGGCCGACCACGGTGATCCCGCCTCGGCGGTACGGCGGTTGCGGACGGAGTGGCGGCGCCAGCCCGGCATCGCGGTGGCCGACGCGCTGGGGTGGGCGCTGCACCGGGCCGGTCAGGACGAGGAGGGCCTGCGATACGCGGTGCGGGCGACGGACAAGGTGCACGGGGGTGGCGTACGCAGTGCGCTGTACGCCTATCACCGGGGCATGATCGAGCGGGAGTTGGAGAAGTTCGCTCCCGCGCGGCGGCATCTCCAGGAGGCGCTGCGCATCAACCCGTACTTCTCCCCGCTCCATGTGCCCGTCGCCCGGGAGGCGTTGACGGCGCTCGGGTCGGAGCCGCCGGCCGAGGACGTGCCGGTGATGGACGCGAAGGCGGAGAAGGAGTGA
- a CDS encoding phage baseplate protein, with the protein MTDRIDLDVPAKRRLKEKALHEGTVLQSFAFDEVHQHLYVLQVRRGGIGAGNLCLNKLDHEGTLLGHMNLQGFGHGVSMGVQNAADGKVWIWTEAEAKGGYGQAVTRFQFAAGATRTVADVKTRKPIPGSTNNQPTVCMAGERIAVRYRRKGKPRYRVWDLDAFVNRNYDDPVADIAQPAPHPDPKIPFQGYALHGDHLYQLAGTAYDPETNPPAKSGNVYLSCVDLTTGELVQRMRTQAGRSLTFREPEGLAVRHRTEKGLYLGLASGAAGARRFSLYAKPLS; encoded by the coding sequence GTGACCGACCGCATCGACCTCGACGTACCGGCGAAGCGCCGGCTGAAGGAGAAGGCCCTGCACGAGGGCACGGTCCTCCAGTCCTTCGCCTTCGACGAGGTGCACCAGCACCTGTACGTCCTCCAGGTCCGCCGCGGCGGCATCGGCGCCGGCAACCTCTGCCTCAACAAGCTCGACCACGAAGGCACGTTGCTCGGCCACATGAACCTCCAGGGCTTCGGGCACGGCGTCAGCATGGGCGTGCAGAACGCCGCCGACGGCAAGGTGTGGATATGGACCGAGGCCGAGGCGAAGGGCGGTTACGGCCAGGCCGTCACCCGCTTCCAGTTCGCCGCCGGAGCCACCCGGACCGTCGCGGACGTCAAGACCCGTAAGCCGATACCGGGTTCCACCAACAACCAGCCCACGGTCTGCATGGCCGGCGAGCGCATAGCCGTCCGCTACCGCCGCAAGGGCAAGCCGCGGTACCGCGTCTGGGACCTCGACGCCTTCGTGAACCGCAACTACGACGACCCCGTCGCGGACATCGCCCAGCCCGCCCCGCACCCCGACCCCAAGATCCCCTTCCAGGGGTACGCCCTGCACGGCGACCACCTCTACCAACTCGCCGGCACCGCCTACGACCCCGAGACCAACCCGCCCGCCAAGTCAGGCAACGTCTACCTCTCCTGCGTCGACCTCACCACCGGCGAACTGGTCCAGCGCATGCGCACCCAGGCCGGCCGCTCCCTCACCTTCCGGGAGCCGGAGGGCCTCGCCGTCCGCCACCGGACCGAGAAGGGCCTCTACCTGGGCCTCGCCTCGGGCGCGGCCGGTGCCCGCAGGTTCTCCCTGTACGCCAAGCCGCTGTCGTAG
- the nthA gene encoding nitrile hydratase subunit alpha, which translates to MTGEHADATTARRVRRLETLLEEKGLITGERVDEAIDAFLASSSPANGARVVARAWTDDAFRSRLLADGTAAVRELGYMDGSYQRLRVVANTATTHNVVVCTLCSCYPLRLLGPSPSWYKSEAYRSRVVREPRAVLREFGLELPDTVDITVWDSSAETRYLVLPRRPEGTEGLGEEELTALVTRNALIGTAAV; encoded by the coding sequence GTGACAGGTGAGCACGCCGACGCGACGACCGCCCGGCGGGTACGGCGGCTGGAGACCCTGCTGGAGGAGAAGGGCCTGATCACCGGCGAGCGGGTGGACGAGGCCATCGACGCCTTCCTCGCCTCCTCGTCCCCCGCCAACGGCGCCCGGGTGGTCGCCCGCGCCTGGACCGACGACGCCTTCAGGTCCCGGCTGCTGGCGGACGGCACGGCCGCGGTGCGGGAACTCGGGTACATGGACGGCTCGTACCAGCGCCTGCGCGTCGTGGCGAACACCGCGACGACCCACAACGTCGTCGTCTGCACCCTCTGCTCCTGCTATCCGCTCCGCCTCCTCGGCCCGTCCCCCAGCTGGTACAAGTCGGAGGCGTACCGCTCCCGCGTGGTGCGTGAACCCCGTGCCGTGCTACGGGAGTTCGGCCTGGAACTGCCCGACACCGTCGACATCACGGTGTGGGACTCCAGCGCCGAGACCCGCTACCTGGTCCTGCCACGCAGGCCGGAGGGGACCGAGGGGCTCGGGGAGGAGGAGCTGACGGCACTCGTCACCCGCAACGCGCTCATCGGCACGGCCGCGGTCTGA
- a CDS encoding SH3-like domain-containing protein produces MTDSDRFPPGTHVRTFPHDPPHHTRLPRYARGKHGVVVEAEGPAELADISAQGGGDAPVEQIYAVRFAARDLWGEGDHHVVLDLWESYLEAYEVETARDR; encoded by the coding sequence ATGACTGACAGCGACCGCTTCCCGCCCGGCACCCACGTCCGCACCTTCCCCCACGACCCGCCGCACCACACCCGCCTGCCCCGCTACGCCCGCGGCAAGCACGGTGTGGTCGTCGAGGCAGAGGGGCCCGCGGAACTGGCCGACATCAGCGCACAGGGCGGCGGGGACGCGCCGGTCGAGCAGATCTACGCGGTCCGCTTCGCGGCCCGGGACCTGTGGGGCGAGGGCGACCATCACGTCGTACTGGACCTGTGGGAAAGCTACTTGGAGGCGTACGAAGTGGAGACAGCCCGTGACAGGTGA
- a CDS encoding FAD-binding oxidoreductase — MIMSRIEAPRDEVTGNLVDRLLAGLPAEAVLTDPDVTASYANDMASFCPAGAPAVVVLPRTVEQVQHVLRTATELRVPVVPQGARTGLSGGANATDDCIVLSLTKMDRILEINPVDRIAVVEPGVINATLSRAVNEHGLYYPPDPSSWEMCTIGGNIGTASGGLCCVKYGVTAEYVLGLDVVLADGRLLSTGRRTAKGVAGYDLTRLFVGSEGSLGIVVKATLALRPQPPQQLVLAAEFASAAAACDAVCRIMEGGHVPSLLELMDRTTVKAVNAIADMGLPETTEALLLAAFDTPDPAADLAAVGALCEAAGATQVVPADDAAESELLLHARRLSLTALEAVRGVTMIDDVCVPRSRLGDLIEGVERIADKHQLTIGVVAHAGDGNTHPTVCFDAADPDESRRARESFDEIMALGLELGGTITGEHGVGVLKKEWLAREIGPVGVELQRQIKQVFDPLGLLNPGKLF, encoded by the coding sequence GTGATCATGAGCCGTATCGAAGCGCCACGAGACGAAGTGACCGGGAACCTCGTCGACCGGCTCCTGGCCGGTCTGCCCGCCGAGGCCGTCCTGACCGACCCCGACGTCACGGCCTCCTACGCCAACGACATGGCCAGCTTCTGCCCGGCCGGCGCCCCCGCCGTCGTCGTCCTGCCGCGCACGGTGGAGCAGGTCCAGCACGTTCTGCGCACCGCCACGGAACTGCGCGTCCCGGTCGTCCCGCAGGGCGCCCGCACCGGCCTGTCCGGCGGCGCCAACGCCACCGACGACTGCATCGTGCTGTCCCTGACGAAGATGGACCGCATCCTGGAGATCAACCCGGTCGACCGCATCGCCGTCGTCGAACCGGGCGTCATCAACGCCACCCTCTCCCGAGCGGTCAACGAACACGGCCTCTACTACCCGCCGGACCCCTCCAGCTGGGAGATGTGCACCATCGGCGGCAACATCGGCACCGCCTCGGGCGGCCTGTGCTGCGTGAAGTACGGGGTGACCGCCGAGTACGTCCTCGGACTCGACGTCGTCCTCGCCGACGGCCGCCTGCTGTCCACCGGCAGGCGCACCGCCAAGGGCGTCGCCGGATACGACCTCACCCGCCTCTTCGTCGGCTCCGAGGGCTCGCTCGGCATCGTCGTCAAGGCGACCCTCGCGCTGCGGCCGCAGCCGCCCCAGCAGCTGGTCCTGGCCGCCGAGTTCGCGTCGGCCGCCGCGGCCTGCGACGCCGTGTGCCGGATCATGGAGGGCGGCCACGTCCCCTCCCTCCTCGAACTGATGGACCGCACGACCGTCAAGGCCGTCAACGCCATCGCCGATATGGGCCTGCCGGAGACCACCGAGGCCCTCCTCCTCGCCGCCTTCGACACCCCGGACCCCGCCGCCGACCTCGCCGCCGTCGGCGCCCTGTGCGAGGCCGCCGGCGCCACCCAGGTCGTCCCGGCCGACGACGCCGCCGAGTCCGAGCTGCTCCTGCACGCCCGGCGGCTCTCGCTGACCGCGCTGGAGGCGGTGCGGGGCGTGACGATGATCGACGACGTGTGCGTGCCCCGGTCGAGGCTCGGCGACCTGATCGAGGGCGTCGAGCGGATCGCCGACAAGCACCAGCTCACCATCGGCGTCGTCGCCCACGCCGGCGACGGCAACACCCACCCCACCGTCTGCTTCGACGCCGCCGACCCCGACGAGTCCCGGCGCGCCCGCGAGTCCTTCGACGAGATCATGGCCCTCGGCCTGGAACTCGGCGGCACGATCACCGGCGAGCACGGAGTCGGGGTGCTGAAGAAGGAGTGGCTGGCCCGCGAGATCGGCCCCGTCGGGGTGGAGCTCCAGCGGCAGATCAAGCAGGTCTTCGATCCGTTGGGCCTGCTGAACCCGGGCAAGCTGTTCTGA